The genome window ACATATCTATCATGAAGCCATCTACCTCTTTCGGCGTAACCATTAAATTATGCCCAATTGGTGTTAGCACTTCCTCTATTAACTTTCTTTTTTCTTCTTCTGGTAGAGTCCCAACAATTCCTAAAAACGTTTGTCGCTTCTCTTCGTCAGGCAGGTCCTCTTCCGTAAATTTTTTCCCACCAAAAGATAACCCAGCTGGTGCGAGCGATTTAGATGGTCTATCTTTTTCTTTCCACTCCCTGCCAAAATGCTTTAGGATAAAATCTATCGTATCACTAGTAATCGTAACAGCGTCAACGACTGTTGGCACTCCTATTGCAATTACTGGAATACCTAGTGTTTCGAAGCTAATCTCTTTTCGTTTATTCCCCACACCAGATCCAGGGTGAATACCAGAATCGGAAAGCTGAATGGTTTCGTTAACCCGTTCAATCGACCTTGATGCAAGGGCATCTATTGCGATTACAAAATCTGGCTTGAAGTTCTCTACGATACCATGAATAATATCTCCAGTTTCAATTCCAGTTACCCCCATTACGCCAGGTGTAACTGCAGCAACTGGTCGATAACCCTCACTTACCGTTTCATAATTTAGTTTAAATAAATGACTTGTGACAAGTACTTTTTCTACCGTCATTGGACCAAGTGCATCTGGCGTCACATTCCAATTGCCAAGACCAACAATTAATCCAGTGCTATTCTCTGAGATATTATTTTTTGCTATTAATTGTTCCAGTTCTTTTGCAAGTATTCTAGCTGCCGCCTCTTGTCTTGCAGTATCCTGTTTTTTTACACCATCTGCATAAATCGTAATGTATGTACCTGCTTTTTTTCCTAATAATTTTGCACCTTCTGCATCAATCTCAACATAAGAAATACTTACATCCTGCTCTGCCCTTTCTTTAAATGTCACACCCTTAATATGACTTTTCTGTTTCTTTTCTGTCTCTACGTACATATCCCTTGCTTCCACCGCTAAATCTGTTCTTACTTGATATGATTTGTTTTTATCTTCCATTCCTGATACACCCCTTTGTTTTATTGTTACCTTCAATTCCTATTGCTTGTTACTATTTACAGATAGATTACGACATACGTGTAGCGTGATTTTCATGTATAACACTTCTGCTTTAGCAGTTGGTTACAACTGCTACAAGATTCTCCTGTCCGAAGCGAAGTTCAACATCCATAGGTGAGAAAAATCTAACTTAATCTTTTAATGAATATTTCGGTCAAAGGTGGCAATCGCACAATCCTAGCGGCGGAAATACACGGAGGCTCCAAAGTGTAATAGCACAAGGAGGCTCACCAGCCACCCTAAGGTGCGCGTAGTGTATTTCTGAAGCGATTGGCCTGTGAGCGTTAATATTAGAATGGACAAATTA of Oceanobacillus zhaokaii contains these proteins:
- the gpr gene encoding GPR endopeptidase, with translation MEDKNKSYQVRTDLAVEARDMYVETEKKQKSHIKGVTFKERAEQDVSISYVEIDAEGAKLLGKKAGTYITIYADGVKKQDTARQEAAARILAKELEQLIAKNNISENSTGLIVGLGNWNVTPDALGPMTVEKVLVTSHLFKLNYETVSEGYRPVAAVTPGVMGVTGIETGDIIHGIVENFKPDFVIAIDALASRSIERVNETIQLSDSGIHPGSGVGNKRKEISFETLGIPVIAIGVPTVVDAVTITSDTIDFILKHFGREWKEKDRPSKSLAPAGLSFGGKKFTEEDLPDEEKRQTFLGIVGTLPEEEKRKLIEEVLTPIGHNLMVTPKEVDGFMIDMSNVIANGVNAALHQNVDVDNFASYSR